One region of Mycolicibacterium lutetiense genomic DNA includes:
- the culp6 gene encoding carboxylesterase Culp6 — protein sequence MAKNAGRRKRHRILALIAAAAMALVVVLVVTIVVIVMRRPETPSGPPSAQPPAGVPGPSATRKPRPEFQSADCPDVMLLSIPGTWESSPVDDPFNPTQFPLSLMSNISRPMAEQFGTDRLEVYTVPYTAQFHNPFSADNQMSYDDSRAEGKRAAVKAMTDMNDRCPLTSYVIAGFSQGAVIGGDLASDIGNGRGPVDEDLVLGVTLIADGRRQLGVGQDVGPNPPGQGAEITLHDLSVLSGMGLTMTGPRQGGFGALDDRTNQICGKGDLICSAPEEAFSIFNLPKTLETLTGSAAGPVHALYNTPQFWVENGETATQWTLSWVKGLVDNAPHPKHG from the coding sequence ATGGCAAAAAATGCCGGCCGCAGGAAGCGGCATCGCATCCTGGCCCTGATCGCGGCCGCGGCGATGGCACTCGTCGTGGTGTTGGTGGTGACGATCGTGGTGATCGTGATGCGTCGTCCCGAGACGCCGTCGGGACCGCCGTCGGCCCAGCCCCCGGCCGGGGTGCCGGGCCCGTCGGCGACGCGTAAGCCGCGTCCGGAGTTCCAGTCCGCCGACTGTCCCGACGTCATGTTGCTCTCGATCCCCGGTACCTGGGAGTCGTCACCGGTGGACGACCCGTTCAACCCGACGCAGTTCCCGCTGTCGCTGATGAGCAATATCAGTCGGCCGATGGCCGAGCAGTTCGGGACGGACCGCCTCGAGGTGTACACGGTGCCCTACACCGCGCAGTTCCATAATCCGTTCTCCGCCGACAATCAGATGTCCTACGACGACAGTCGCGCCGAGGGGAAGCGCGCCGCGGTGAAGGCGATGACGGACATGAACGACCGGTGCCCGCTGACCAGCTATGTGATCGCCGGGTTTTCGCAGGGCGCGGTGATCGGTGGGGACCTGGCCAGCGACATCGGCAACGGGCGCGGCCCGGTGGACGAGGATCTGGTGCTGGGCGTGACGTTGATCGCCGATGGCCGCCGCCAGCTCGGCGTCGGTCAGGACGTGGGCCCGAACCCACCCGGCCAGGGCGCCGAGATCACGTTGCACGACTTGTCGGTGCTGTCCGGGATGGGCCTGACGATGACGGGTCCGCGCCAGGGCGGCTTCGGGGCGCTCGACGACCGGACCAACCAGATCTGCGGCAAGGGCGATCTGATCTGCTCGGCGCCCGAGGAGGCGTTCTCGATCTTCAACCTGCCCAAGACTCTGGAGACACTGACCGGCAGCGCGGCCGGACCGGTGCACGCCCTGTACAACACCCCGCAGTTCTGGGTGGAGAACGGGGAGACAGCCACGCAGTGGACGCTGAGCTGGGTCAAGGGCCTGGTGGACAACGCGCCTCACCCGAAGCACGGGTGA
- the fadD32 gene encoding long-chain-fatty-acid--AMP ligase FadD32, whose amino-acid sequence MPFINPFIKDGQIKFPDGASIVEHVERWARVRSDKLAYRFLDFSTERDGVARDLTWAQFSARNKAVAARLQQVTQPGDRVAILCPQNLDYLVAFFGALYAGRVAVPLFDPSEPGHVGRLHAVLDDCHPSAILTTTDAAEGVRKFFRGRPANQRPRVIAVDAVPDDVAATWVHFEDVDESTIAYLQYTSGSTRIPTGVQITHLNMATNVVQIVEALEGEEGDRGLSWLPFFHDMGLVTGLIAPMIGHYFTFMTPAAFVRRPERWIREMARKEGDIGGVISVAPNFAFDHAAARGVPKDGAPLDLSNVKAVLNGSEPISAATVRRFNEAFSPFGFPAKAIKPSYGLAEATLMVSTTPAAEEPKIIYVDRDALNSGRIVEVDGDSIKAVAQASAGKVGVSEWAVIVDAETATELPDGQVGEIWMSGQNMGTGYWGKPEETVEVFQNTLKSRTSPSHAEGAEDDATWVRTGDFGAFYDGDLYITGRVKDLVIIDGRNHYPQDLEYSAQEASKALRTGYVAAFSVPANQLPDEVFENAHAGLHRDDDDSSEQLVIVAERAPGSHKLEVGPITDDIRAAIAVRHGVTVRDVLLTAAGAVPRTSSGKIGRRACRSAYLDGSLRSGKIANAFPDETD is encoded by the coding sequence ATGCCGTTCATCAATCCGTTCATCAAGGACGGCCAGATCAAGTTCCCTGACGGCGCCAGCATCGTCGAACACGTCGAGCGTTGGGCGAGGGTTCGCAGCGACAAGCTGGCATACCGCTTCCTGGACTTTTCGACCGAACGCGACGGCGTCGCCCGCGACCTGACGTGGGCCCAGTTCAGTGCGCGCAACAAGGCGGTGGCCGCGCGCCTTCAGCAGGTCACCCAGCCCGGTGACCGCGTGGCCATTCTCTGTCCGCAGAACCTCGACTACCTCGTGGCGTTCTTCGGCGCGCTCTACGCCGGCCGTGTCGCGGTGCCGCTGTTCGACCCGTCGGAGCCCGGACACGTCGGCCGCCTGCACGCGGTGCTGGACGACTGCCACCCGTCGGCCATCCTGACCACCACCGACGCCGCCGAGGGCGTCCGCAAGTTCTTCCGCGGCCGGCCGGCCAACCAGCGTCCCCGGGTCATCGCCGTGGACGCCGTGCCCGACGACGTCGCCGCCACCTGGGTCCACTTCGAGGACGTCGACGAGTCGACCATCGCCTACCTCCAGTACACCTCCGGATCCACCCGAATCCCGACCGGTGTGCAGATCACCCACCTGAACATGGCCACCAACGTGGTGCAGATCGTCGAGGCGCTCGAAGGTGAGGAGGGCGACCGCGGCCTGTCCTGGCTGCCGTTCTTCCACGACATGGGTCTGGTCACCGGGTTGATCGCCCCGATGATCGGCCACTACTTCACCTTCATGACCCCGGCCGCCTTCGTGCGCCGCCCCGAGCGCTGGATCCGGGAGATGGCCCGCAAGGAAGGCGACATCGGCGGTGTCATCTCGGTGGCCCCGAACTTCGCGTTCGACCACGCCGCGGCCCGGGGTGTGCCGAAAGACGGCGCGCCACTCGACCTGTCCAACGTCAAGGCCGTGCTCAACGGCAGCGAGCCGATCTCGGCGGCCACCGTGCGCCGGTTCAACGAGGCGTTCAGCCCGTTCGGCTTCCCGGCCAAGGCCATCAAACCGTCCTACGGCCTGGCCGAGGCAACGTTGATGGTGTCGACCACCCCGGCTGCCGAAGAGCCCAAGATCATCTACGTCGACCGCGACGCGCTCAACAGCGGTCGCATCGTCGAGGTGGACGGCGATTCGATCAAGGCGGTTGCCCAGGCCTCGGCCGGCAAGGTCGGCGTCTCCGAGTGGGCCGTCATCGTGGATGCCGAGACCGCGACGGAGCTGCCCGACGGACAGGTCGGCGAGATCTGGATGAGCGGCCAGAACATGGGCACCGGGTACTGGGGTAAGCCCGAAGAGACTGTCGAGGTGTTCCAGAACACCCTCAAGTCGCGGACCAGCCCGTCACACGCCGAGGGTGCCGAAGACGACGCCACCTGGGTCCGCACCGGCGATTTCGGTGCCTTCTACGACGGTGATCTCTACATCACCGGTCGCGTGAAGGACCTTGTCATCATCGACGGCCGCAACCACTACCCGCAGGACCTGGAGTACTCGGCGCAGGAAGCCAGCAAGGCGCTGCGCACCGGCTACGTGGCGGCCTTCTCGGTGCCGGCCAACCAGCTGCCCGACGAGGTGTTCGAGAACGCGCACGCGGGGCTGCACCGTGACGACGACGACAGCTCTGAGCAGCTGGTCATCGTCGCCGAGCGGGCACCCGGCTCGCACAAGCTCGAAGTCGGTCCGATCACCGATGACATCCGCGCGGCGATCGCCGTACGGCACGGTGTGACCGTGCGCGACGTGCTGCTGACCGCCGCCGGCGCCGTTCCGCGTACCTCCAGCGGCAAGATCGGCCGTCGGGCCTGCCGTTCCGCGTACCTGGACGGCTCCCTGCGCAGCGGCAAGATCGCCAACGCATTCCCGGACGAGACGGACTGA